A window from Streptomyces sp. NBC_00271 encodes these proteins:
- a CDS encoding CynX/NimT family MFS transporter: MVSEETGTTTSTPIRSSAESTEPRSHPTRAWATRLVTVGIVLTALNLRPAITSFGALLEDVRDGLGMSGSVAGLLTSVPPLCFAVFGVMAPRLARRFGPGAVVCAGMVAITAGLAIRPYTGSAVGFLAASALALMGIAVSNVLMPVIVKRWFPDRVGSMTGLYSMALALGTSAAAAVTVPVTDALGGSWQSGLAVWAGLAAAAVLPWIGLVRARGADPRDAERTRAAHPAPRETGGLRITRSRTAWALAVFFGLQATAAYITMGWMAQIFRDAGVSAGTAGLLLAVTMVMGVPLAFVIPRLATRMPHQGPIVVALGVCGLAGYAGLYLAPAGGAWAWALLLGVSNCAFPLALTMVGMRARTGAGVAQLSAFAQSTGYLISIPGPLLVGVLYQHSGGWGLPIALMAALMIPQIAVGVLAGRDRTVEDEAARGPRP; the protein is encoded by the coding sequence ATGGTGAGCGAGGAGACCGGGACGACGACGTCCACACCCATACGCAGTTCCGCCGAGAGCACGGAGCCCCGATCGCACCCCACGCGTGCGTGGGCGACGCGGCTCGTGACGGTCGGCATCGTCCTCACGGCCCTCAACCTGCGCCCCGCCATCACCAGCTTCGGAGCGCTCCTGGAGGACGTGCGCGACGGGCTCGGCATGAGCGGCAGCGTCGCCGGACTGCTCACCTCCGTACCCCCGCTCTGCTTCGCCGTCTTCGGCGTCATGGCGCCGCGCCTCGCCCGCCGCTTCGGACCCGGCGCGGTCGTCTGCGCCGGCATGGTCGCCATCACGGCGGGGCTCGCGATCCGGCCCTACACCGGCAGCGCGGTCGGCTTCCTGGCCGCCAGCGCCCTCGCACTGATGGGCATCGCCGTCAGCAACGTCCTGATGCCGGTGATCGTCAAACGCTGGTTCCCGGACCGGGTCGGCTCCATGACCGGCCTCTACTCGATGGCGCTCGCCCTGGGCACCTCGGCCGCGGCGGCCGTGACCGTGCCCGTGACCGACGCCCTGGGCGGCAGCTGGCAGTCGGGCCTCGCGGTGTGGGCGGGCCTGGCGGCGGCCGCCGTACTGCCGTGGATCGGGCTGGTACGCGCACGGGGCGCCGATCCCCGCGACGCCGAGCGGACAAGGGCGGCACACCCCGCCCCGCGGGAAACCGGCGGGCTGCGCATCACCCGCAGCCGGACCGCCTGGGCGCTCGCCGTCTTCTTCGGACTCCAGGCCACCGCCGCGTACATCACGATGGGCTGGATGGCGCAGATCTTCCGCGACGCGGGCGTCTCCGCGGGCACCGCGGGCCTGCTCCTCGCCGTCACGATGGTGATGGGCGTGCCCCTGGCCTTCGTCATTCCGCGCCTCGCCACCCGCATGCCTCACCAGGGGCCGATCGTGGTCGCGCTCGGTGTCTGCGGCCTCGCGGGATACGCGGGCCTCTACCTCGCCCCGGCGGGCGGAGCCTGGGCCTGGGCCCTCCTGCTCGGCGTCTCCAACTGCGCCTTCCCGCTGGCCCTCACCATGGTCGGCATGCGGGCCAGGACCGGCGCGGGCGTCGCCCAGCTGTCGGCGTTCGCGCAGAGCACCGGGTATCTGATCTCGATCCCGGGGCCTCTCCTCGTAGGCGTGCTCTACCAGCACAGCGGCGGCTGGGGGCTGCCGATAGCGCTCATGGCCGCCCTGATGATCCCGCAGATCGCGGTGGGCGTCCTGGCCGGCCGCGACCGTACGGTGGAGGACGAGGCCGCGCGCGGCCCCCGCCCCTGA
- a CDS encoding SGM_5486 family transporter-associated protein, whose amino-acid sequence MALDPNPQNGQKKLLLVLGAMLAITVIIAVIASIASP is encoded by the coding sequence ATGGCGCTCGACCCGAACCCCCAGAACGGCCAGAAGAAGCTGCTGCTCGTGCTCGGCGCGATGCTGGCCATCACCGTGATCATCGCCGTCATCGCGTCGATCGCCTCACCCTGA